One stretch of Micromonospora echinospora DNA includes these proteins:
- a CDS encoding GDSL-type esterase/lipase family protein yields the protein MPRRWIAALACLAALVALACDGSGEASPRPSGTPRPGEPRALVALGDSVSTGYGSCLVLVSCERNSWSTGDGLRVESLYRRLRADAPGLRAYNRAVPGARAAGLADQARSAVRDKADLVTVLIGANDACRGDVDDMTAVATFRDQVDAALAVLREGRPKARVLVVSIPDLYRLWQIGHTEPRAVRAWSRGVCPALLADATSTAPAAAARRARVQDRIEAYDGQLRAACRAYGSRCRWDGGAVHRHRFTLDQVNALDWFHPNAAGQGRLAEVAWNASGWAS from the coding sequence ATGCCTCGACGCTGGATCGCCGCGCTGGCCTGCCTGGCGGCGCTCGTCGCGCTGGCCTGTGACGGCTCCGGCGAGGCGTCGCCCCGGCCGTCCGGCACGCCCCGGCCCGGCGAGCCCCGGGCGCTGGTCGCGCTCGGCGACTCGGTGAGCACCGGCTACGGCTCCTGCCTGGTGCTGGTGAGCTGCGAGCGCAACTCCTGGTCGACCGGGGACGGCCTGCGGGTGGAGAGCCTCTACCGGCGGCTGCGCGCCGACGCGCCGGGGCTGCGGGCGTACAACCGGGCGGTGCCCGGCGCCCGCGCGGCCGGGCTGGCCGACCAGGCCCGGTCGGCGGTACGCGACAAGGCAGACCTGGTAACCGTGCTGATCGGGGCGAACGACGCCTGCCGGGGCGACGTCGACGACATGACCGCCGTCGCGACCTTCCGGGATCAGGTCGACGCGGCGCTCGCGGTGCTGCGCGAGGGCCGGCCGAAGGCCCGGGTGCTGGTGGTCAGCATCCCGGACCTGTACCGGCTCTGGCAGATCGGCCACACCGAGCCCCGCGCCGTGCGGGCCTGGTCGCGTGGCGTCTGCCCGGCGCTGCTGGCCGACGCCACGTCGACCGCGCCCGCCGCGGCGGCCCGCCGGGCCCGCGTCCAGGACCGGATCGAGGCGTACGACGGCCAGCTCCGTGCCGCCTGCCGGGCGTACGGATCACGCTGCCGCTGGGACGGTGGCGCGGTGCACCGCCACCGCTTCACCCTGGACCAGGTGAACGCGCTGGACTGGTTCCACCCGAACGCGGCCGGGCAGGGCCGGCTGGCCGAGGTGGCCTGGAACGCCTCCGGCTGGGCGAGCTGA
- a CDS encoding antibiotic biosynthesis monooxygenase gives MTTTQAVPVTVAVSRRADPARTDEVVAWMRAGTALAESFPGFLGAGFVRSAPGSGEWHVMYRFADADTLRGWEDSPQRRWWLSSAQGIVEHTRVERRTGIEGWFAPPVDHVVETFGEPEPAAPPRWKQAVTIWLAFFPLSLAATLLTTRFLADVPLAGRTLLMTLVLTPLMTYLVLPRITRALHRWLHGRPAPTRQM, from the coding sequence ATGACCACGACGCAGGCCGTACCCGTGACCGTCGCCGTGTCCCGGCGCGCCGACCCCGCGCGTACCGACGAGGTGGTGGCGTGGATGCGGGCCGGGACGGCGCTCGCGGAGAGCTTCCCGGGCTTCCTCGGCGCCGGTTTCGTCCGCAGCGCCCCCGGTTCCGGCGAGTGGCACGTGATGTACCGCTTCGCCGACGCGGACACGCTGCGCGGCTGGGAGGACTCGCCGCAGCGGCGCTGGTGGCTCAGCTCGGCGCAGGGCATCGTCGAGCACACCCGGGTGGAGCGGCGCACCGGCATCGAGGGCTGGTTCGCCCCGCCGGTGGACCACGTGGTCGAGACGTTCGGCGAGCCGGAGCCGGCCGCGCCGCCGCGCTGGAAGCAGGCGGTCACGATCTGGCTGGCGTTCTTCCCGCTCAGCCTGGCCGCCACGCTGCTGACCACCCGGTTCCTCGCCGACGTGCCGCTGGCCGGGCGGACGCTGCTGATGACGCTCGTGCTCACCCCGCTGATGACCTACCTGGTACTGCCCCGGATCACCCGCGCGCTGCACCGGTGGCTGCACGGCCGGCCTGCGCCGACCCGACAGATGTGA
- a CDS encoding DUF6343 family protein: MTRSQPRRARGTVGHANSALNLRLVLATFGLVVMTVFAVLAFAADIAWLGVVCALLAVVAVVDLVVIQRRRAARRREEPGVRHSLFE, encoded by the coding sequence ATGACCCGATCACAACCCCGGCGCGCCCGTGGCACGGTCGGCCACGCGAACAGCGCCCTGAACCTGCGGCTCGTGCTGGCGACGTTCGGTCTGGTCGTGATGACCGTCTTCGCGGTGCTCGCGTTCGCCGCCGACATCGCCTGGCTGGGCGTGGTCTGCGCGCTCCTCGCCGTCGTGGCGGTGGTCGACCTGGTCGTGATCCAGCGCCGCCGCGCCGCGCGCCGCCGGGAGGAGCCGGGCGTACGGCACTCGCTGTTCGAGTGA
- a CDS encoding NADP-dependent succinic semialdehyde dehydrogenase, whose product MPIATTNPATGQVLKTYEAMSDEQIDAAIERADLAFRQLRETTVAQRARWLTAAADRLDAERDETARLMTTEMGKTYAAAKAEVTKCATACRFYADNAPGMLADEPADAAAVKAKRAYVRYQPIGPVLAVMPWNFPLWQVMRFAAPALMAGNTGLLKHASNVPQTALYLEDLFRRAGFPEGAFTTLLVGSDAVDRILSDPRVRAATLTGSEPAGRSIAQIAGREIKKTVLELGGSDPFVVMPSADLDTAAEVATTARCQNNGQSCIAAKRFIVHTDVFDAFAEKFAARMAALRVGDPMDDGTDVGPLASERGRDEVHAQVTDAVDQGATVLCGGEKPSGDGWYYPPTVVTDLRPEMRMWSEEVFGPVAGLFRVGSYSEAIEVANGTSFGLGSNAWTNDPAEQERFAVDLDAGNVFINGMTTSYPELPFGGVKNSGYGRELSAAGMREFCNTKTVWVGEGEAGAGAGAHSE is encoded by the coding sequence ATGCCCATCGCCACCACCAATCCCGCCACCGGACAGGTGCTCAAGACGTACGAGGCGATGTCGGACGAGCAGATCGACGCCGCCATCGAGCGGGCTGACCTGGCCTTCCGGCAGTTGCGTGAGACCACCGTCGCGCAGCGGGCCCGCTGGCTCACCGCCGCGGCCGACCGGCTCGACGCCGAGCGCGACGAGACGGCCCGGCTGATGACCACCGAGATGGGCAAGACGTACGCGGCCGCCAAGGCGGAGGTCACCAAGTGCGCCACCGCCTGCCGCTTCTACGCCGACAACGCACCAGGGATGCTCGCCGACGAGCCGGCCGACGCCGCCGCGGTCAAGGCGAAGCGGGCGTACGTGCGCTACCAGCCGATCGGCCCGGTGCTCGCGGTGATGCCGTGGAACTTCCCGCTGTGGCAGGTGATGCGCTTCGCCGCGCCGGCCCTGATGGCCGGTAACACCGGCCTGCTCAAGCACGCCTCGAACGTGCCGCAGACCGCGCTCTACCTGGAGGACCTGTTCCGCCGGGCCGGCTTCCCCGAGGGCGCGTTCACCACGCTGCTGGTCGGCTCCGACGCGGTCGACCGGATCCTCAGCGACCCGCGCGTACGCGCCGCCACGCTCACCGGCAGCGAGCCGGCCGGCCGGTCCATCGCCCAGATCGCCGGCCGGGAGATCAAGAAGACGGTGCTGGAGCTGGGCGGCAGCGACCCGTTCGTGGTGATGCCCTCAGCCGACCTGGACACCGCGGCCGAGGTGGCCACCACCGCCCGCTGCCAGAACAACGGCCAGTCCTGCATCGCCGCGAAGCGGTTCATCGTGCACACCGACGTCTTCGACGCGTTCGCCGAGAAGTTCGCCGCCCGGATGGCGGCGCTGCGCGTCGGCGACCCGATGGACGACGGCACCGACGTCGGCCCGCTGGCCAGCGAGCGCGGACGCGACGAGGTGCACGCCCAGGTCACCGACGCGGTGGACCAGGGCGCGACGGTGCTCTGCGGCGGCGAGAAGCCGTCCGGCGACGGCTGGTACTACCCGCCGACTGTGGTCACCGACCTGCGCCCGGAGATGCGCATGTGGAGCGAGGAGGTGTTCGGGCCGGTCGCCGGGCTCTTCCGGGTCGGCTCGTACTCCGAGGCGATCGAGGTCGCCAACGGCACCAGCTTCGGCCTCGGCTCCAACGCCTGGACCAACGACCCGGCCGAGCAGGAGCGCTTCGCCGTCGACCTGGACGCCGGCAACGTGTTCATCAACGGGATGACCACCTCGTACCCGGAGCTGCCGTTCGGCGGCGTGAAGAACTCCGGGTACGGCCGCGAGTTGTCCGCCGCCGGCATGCGCGAGTTCTGCAACACCAAGACCGTGTGGGTCGGCGAGGGCGAGGCGGGCGCGGGCGCCGGCGCGCACTCCGAGTAG
- a CDS encoding TIGR03885 family FMN-dependent LLM class oxidoreductase: MASMTAFGFHASHEQIHPARLLEAVIHAERAGFDAAMCSDHFSPWSERQGHSGFAWSWLGSALQATNLSFGVVNAPGQRYHPAIIAQAIGTLGAMYPGRFWAALGSGEAANEHITGEVWPRKDVRNARLRECVDVIRALLAGEEVSHDGLVTVDRAKLWTRPEEPPALVGAAVSVATARWCAEWADGLITVNAPVEHLRRMIDAYRDAGGRGPLHLQVHVSWAPEQEQAEAIAYDQWRSNVFAPPVCWDLDTPEHFDVVSADVPMSKVAETVNVSADLGRHIGWLEEYVALGFDQIALHHVGQEQRAFIDTFGAEVLPKLRSAA; this comes from the coding sequence GTGGCGAGCATGACGGCGTTCGGCTTCCACGCATCCCACGAGCAGATCCATCCGGCCCGGCTGCTGGAGGCGGTGATCCACGCCGAGCGCGCCGGCTTCGACGCGGCCATGTGCTCCGACCACTTCTCGCCGTGGAGCGAGCGGCAGGGCCACTCCGGTTTCGCCTGGTCCTGGCTCGGGTCCGCGCTCCAGGCCACGAACCTGTCCTTCGGCGTGGTGAACGCGCCCGGCCAGCGCTACCACCCGGCGATCATCGCGCAGGCCATCGGCACGCTCGGCGCCATGTACCCGGGACGGTTCTGGGCCGCGCTGGGCAGCGGTGAGGCGGCCAACGAGCACATCACCGGCGAGGTGTGGCCGCGCAAGGACGTCCGCAACGCCCGCCTGCGCGAGTGCGTCGACGTGATCCGGGCGCTGCTGGCCGGCGAGGAGGTCAGCCACGACGGCCTGGTCACTGTGGACCGGGCGAAGCTGTGGACCCGGCCGGAGGAGCCGCCCGCACTGGTCGGCGCAGCGGTCAGCGTCGCCACCGCGCGGTGGTGCGCCGAGTGGGCGGACGGGCTGATCACCGTCAACGCGCCGGTCGAGCACCTGCGCCGGATGATCGACGCCTACCGGGACGCGGGCGGGCGCGGTCCGCTGCACCTGCAGGTGCACGTCAGCTGGGCGCCCGAGCAGGAGCAGGCCGAGGCGATCGCGTACGACCAGTGGCGCAGCAACGTCTTCGCCCCGCCGGTCTGCTGGGACCTGGACACCCCCGAGCACTTCGACGTGGTCAGCGCCGACGTGCCGATGTCCAAGGTCGCCGAGACCGTGAACGTCTCCGCCGACCTGGGCCGGCACATCGGCTGGCTGGAGGAGTACGTGGCGCTGGGCTTCGACCAGATCGCGCTGCACCACGTCGGGCAGGAGCAGCGCGCGTTCATCGACACGTTCGGCGCGGAGGTGCTGCCGAAGCTGCGCTCCGCCGCCTGA
- a CDS encoding Na+/H+ antiporter has translation MDALFEVVVFLAIATFGAALARKLGLLAPILLVVLGLALSFLPFFPHVRLDPDLVLVGILPPLLYVAAVETSVPAFRLNLRPILLLAVGLVIFTAFVVGTVVHWFLPHLPYAICLALGAVVAPPDAVAATAVARRVGLPRRIVTILEGESLVNDATALVLLRVAIVAATATSGGVGVGDVAREVVVAAGGGILVGLLGVVVFGYLHKRATDPVLDNALSLIVPFAVVFAAEEIHASGVVAVVVTGLGIGHKLPTLMSAASRLQVTAFWRLIRFLLEGLVFLLVGLQLPEVVRDLEEPFGSLVAITAAVLAAVFLARFVWVFPATYLGRLVPRIRHRDAAPPVQYPIVIGWAGMRGVVTLAAALGLPLTLADDAPYPRALLIWLAFAVIVATLVGQGATLPWLARRLRLPQDDPVQDALSAAGVQQRASRAARERLDELAGTAPEAVVERLRGLVTSRANLAWERLGGTERETPSQAYARLRQEMIDAEREVFRAARDSGQIPEEVLTRAYRDLDLEESLLRQEVVE, from the coding sequence GTGGATGCTCTGTTCGAGGTAGTGGTCTTCCTGGCCATCGCCACCTTCGGCGCGGCGCTGGCCCGCAAGCTCGGCCTGCTCGCGCCGATCCTGCTCGTGGTGCTCGGTCTCGCGCTGTCCTTCCTGCCGTTCTTCCCGCACGTCCGGCTGGACCCGGACCTGGTGCTGGTGGGCATCCTGCCGCCGCTGCTGTACGTGGCGGCGGTGGAGACGTCGGTGCCGGCGTTCCGGCTCAACCTGCGGCCGATCCTGCTGCTCGCGGTCGGGCTGGTCATCTTCACCGCGTTCGTGGTGGGCACCGTCGTGCACTGGTTCCTGCCCCACCTGCCGTACGCGATCTGCCTGGCCCTCGGCGCTGTGGTGGCGCCGCCGGACGCGGTCGCCGCCACCGCGGTGGCCCGCCGGGTCGGCCTGCCCCGGCGGATCGTCACCATCCTGGAGGGCGAGAGCCTGGTGAACGACGCCACCGCGCTGGTGCTGCTGCGGGTCGCGATCGTCGCGGCTACCGCCACCAGCGGCGGCGTCGGCGTCGGCGACGTGGCCCGGGAGGTGGTGGTCGCGGCCGGCGGCGGCATCCTGGTCGGCCTGCTCGGCGTGGTGGTCTTCGGCTACCTGCACAAACGCGCCACCGACCCGGTGCTGGACAACGCGCTGTCGCTGATCGTGCCGTTCGCCGTGGTCTTCGCCGCCGAGGAGATCCACGCCTCGGGGGTGGTCGCGGTGGTGGTGACAGGCCTCGGCATCGGGCACAAGCTGCCCACGCTCATGTCGGCCGCCTCCCGCCTGCAGGTGACCGCGTTCTGGCGGCTGATCCGGTTCCTGCTCGAAGGACTGGTGTTCCTGCTGGTGGGCCTGCAACTGCCGGAGGTGGTGCGCGACCTGGAGGAGCCGTTCGGCTCGCTCGTCGCGATCACCGCGGCGGTGCTGGCGGCCGTCTTCCTGGCCCGGTTCGTCTGGGTCTTCCCAGCGACCTACCTGGGCCGGCTCGTGCCCCGGATCCGTCACCGTGACGCGGCGCCGCCGGTGCAGTACCCGATCGTCATCGGCTGGGCCGGCATGCGGGGCGTGGTGACGCTGGCCGCCGCGCTGGGCCTGCCGCTGACTCTCGCCGACGACGCGCCGTACCCGCGCGCGCTGCTGATCTGGCTGGCGTTCGCGGTGATCGTGGCGACCCTGGTCGGGCAGGGCGCCACGCTGCCGTGGCTGGCCCGGCGGCTGCGGCTGCCCCAGGACGACCCGGTGCAGGACGCGCTGTCCGCCGCCGGGGTGCAGCAGCGGGCCAGCCGGGCGGCCCGGGAACGCCTCGACGAACTGGCCGGGACCGCGCCGGAGGCCGTCGTGGAACGCCTGCGCGGGCTGGTCACCTCCCGCGCCAACCTGGCCTGGGAACGGCTCGGCGGCACCGAACGGGAAACCCCCTCCCAGGCGTACGCGCGCCTGCGGCAGGAGATGATCGACGCCGAGCGGGAGGTGTTCCGGGCCGCCCGTGACTCCGGCCAGATCCCGGAGGAGGTGCTCACCCGCGCCTATCGTGACCTGGATCTGGAGGAGTCACTGCTGCGACAGGAGGTCGTCGAATGA
- a CDS encoding UBP-type zinc finger domain-containing protein, which produces MSCQHLAGAGTAEPGTTTECPDCVAIGNPDWVHLRACLTCGHVGCCDSSPYQHATKHFEATGHPVMRSVQPGESWRWCFVDEEIG; this is translated from the coding sequence ATGAGTTGCCAGCACCTGGCCGGGGCGGGCACGGCCGAGCCCGGCACCACCACCGAGTGCCCGGACTGCGTGGCCATCGGCAACCCGGACTGGGTGCACCTGCGCGCCTGCCTGACCTGCGGGCACGTGGGCTGCTGCGACTCCTCGCCGTACCAGCACGCCACGAAGCACTTCGAGGCCACCGGGCACCCGGTGATGCGGTCGGTCCAGCCGGGGGAGTCGTGGCGCTGGTGCTTCGTGGACGAGGAGATCGGCTGA
- a CDS encoding GNAT family N-acetyltransferase, whose translation MTDQSSLTIRPGGPGDAPTLLRLLDSATAWLAERGRTDQWGAEPASIDPRRIAQADAWAAGDGLYLAEIDATVVGALVVGAATDYVPPATEPELYVNLLVTDRAYAGRGVGARLLEYAAERARERGVGLLRVDCFRSPDRALVRFYESCGFTATETFIVERTGREPWTGQVLERRIG comes from the coding sequence ATGACCGACCAGTCCTCCCTCACCATCCGCCCCGGTGGACCCGGCGACGCGCCCACCCTGCTCCGGCTGCTCGACAGCGCCACCGCCTGGCTGGCCGAGCGCGGGCGCACCGACCAGTGGGGCGCCGAGCCGGCGTCGATCGACCCGCGCCGCATCGCCCAGGCCGACGCGTGGGCGGCCGGGGACGGTCTGTACCTCGCCGAGATCGACGCGACGGTGGTGGGCGCGCTGGTGGTGGGCGCGGCGACGGACTACGTGCCGCCGGCCACCGAACCGGAGCTGTACGTGAACCTGCTGGTCACCGACCGGGCGTACGCGGGGCGTGGGGTCGGTGCGCGGCTGCTGGAGTACGCGGCGGAGCGGGCCCGCGAGCGCGGCGTCGGCCTGCTGCGGGTGGACTGCTTCCGCAGCCCGGACCGGGCGCTCGTGCGGTTCTACGAGAGCTGCGGGTTCACTGCCACCGAAACGTTCATCGTGGAGCGGACCGGCCGGGAGCCGTGGACCGGGCAGGTGCTGGAGCGCCGGATCGGCTGA
- a CDS encoding MFS transporter encodes MGRVSPLPPPGPLRTLAYATLVNSVGAGLWLAGGALYLTRDVGVSATSVGAGLTVAGLVGLTASVPLGALADRWDPRTLRAVLQVGQAVAALAYLLVGSFPAFLAVAVPEALLAAGNLAVRAALVGAVGGPDGRVHAFATLRAVANLGISVGTALAGIALAVDTHRAYQVLVVGNAASYLLSAALLLRLPPQPAADGARPTPGALWRGGPRRRGGALRDGWFLAVSGASAVLSTHVTVLVLVVPLWTVERAGAPPPVVSAVLLANTVLTVLLAVRLSRGAERAAPAARKLRRAGLVLAAATPLYAVTGVLPVLPAVVLLLVATAVWTVGDLWHGAAGAGLAYDLAPPGAIGAYQGADGLLAGSAQALGRGLLTLLVLGGGPAGWLVLGGIFAAVGLTAPALTRRAVANRPAPQARPAGVPG; translated from the coding sequence ATGGGGCGCGTCTCGCCGCTCCCACCGCCCGGGCCGCTGCGCACGCTGGCCTACGCCACGCTGGTCAACAGCGTCGGCGCTGGGCTGTGGCTGGCCGGCGGGGCGCTCTACCTGACCCGGGACGTGGGCGTCTCCGCCACCTCGGTGGGCGCCGGGCTCACAGTCGCCGGGCTGGTCGGGCTGACCGCGAGCGTGCCGCTGGGCGCGCTGGCCGACAGGTGGGATCCGCGTACGCTCCGGGCCGTCCTCCAGGTGGGGCAGGCGGTCGCCGCGCTGGCGTACCTGCTGGTCGGCTCGTTTCCGGCGTTCCTGGCGGTGGCGGTGCCGGAGGCGCTGCTCGCGGCCGGCAACCTGGCGGTGCGGGCGGCGCTCGTCGGGGCGGTGGGCGGCCCGGACGGCCGGGTGCACGCCTTCGCCACGCTGCGCGCGGTGGCGAACCTGGGCATCAGCGTCGGCACCGCGCTCGCCGGGATCGCGCTCGCGGTGGACACGCACCGGGCCTACCAGGTGCTCGTCGTGGGCAACGCGGCCAGCTACCTGCTCTCGGCGGCGCTGCTGCTGCGCCTGCCACCGCAGCCGGCCGCCGACGGCGCGCGACCCACGCCGGGCGCGCTGTGGCGCGGCGGGCCACGACGGCGTGGCGGGGCGCTGCGGGACGGATGGTTCCTCGCGGTCAGCGGCGCGTCGGCGGTGCTGAGCACGCACGTGACGGTGCTCGTGCTCGTCGTGCCGCTGTGGACGGTGGAGCGGGCCGGCGCGCCGCCACCCGTGGTGTCGGCGGTGCTGCTCGCAAACACGGTGCTCACCGTGCTGCTCGCGGTCCGGCTGAGCCGGGGCGCGGAGCGAGCCGCGCCGGCCGCCCGGAAGCTGCGCCGGGCCGGGCTGGTGCTCGCGGCGGCGACACCCCTGTACGCCGTGACCGGCGTCCTGCCGGTGCTCCCGGCGGTCGTGCTGCTGCTCGTCGCCACCGCGGTGTGGACGGTGGGCGACCTGTGGCACGGCGCGGCCGGTGCGGGGCTCGCCTACGACCTGGCCCCGCCCGGGGCGATCGGGGCGTACCAGGGTGCGGACGGCCTGCTGGCCGGGTCGGCCCAGGCGCTCGGCCGTGGCCTGCTCACGCTGCTGGTGCTCGGCGGCGGTCCGGCCGGCTGGCTGGTGCTCGGCGGGATCTTCGCCGCCGTCGGGCTGACCGCCCCGGCGCTGACCCGCCGCGCGGTGGCGAACCGGCCGGCGCCGCAGGCGCGACCCGCCGGCGTGCCCGGCTGA
- a CDS encoding DinB family protein: MPASVTGVLRWQFDLTWALAEYHLDRLEPADFLWEPAVLCWTMRPGPGGGWRPDWADSEPDPVPAPTIAWLTWHVGWWWSVATDHVRQRPARERDDIRWPGPGAETVAWLRELREQWTDALDGLTAADLDRPSAYPWPADAGLTVAHLAAWVNAELMKNVAEIGQLRLLRAAG, encoded by the coding sequence ATGCCTGCCTCCGTGACCGGCGTGCTGCGCTGGCAGTTCGACCTGACCTGGGCGCTCGCCGAGTACCACCTCGACCGGCTGGAGCCGGCGGACTTCCTCTGGGAGCCGGCCGTGCTGTGCTGGACCATGCGTCCCGGCCCGGGCGGCGGGTGGCGTCCCGACTGGGCGGACAGCGAGCCGGACCCGGTTCCGGCGCCCACCATCGCTTGGCTGACCTGGCACGTCGGCTGGTGGTGGTCGGTCGCGACCGACCACGTGCGGCAGCGCCCGGCGCGGGAACGCGACGACATTCGCTGGCCCGGGCCGGGCGCGGAGACGGTCGCCTGGCTGCGGGAGCTGCGGGAGCAGTGGACGGACGCGCTGGACGGTCTGACCGCGGCCGATCTGGACCGGCCGTCCGCGTACCCCTGGCCGGCCGACGCGGGGCTCACCGTCGCGCACCTGGCCGCGTGGGTGAACGCCGAGCTGATGAAGAACGTGGCCGAGATCGGGCAGCTGCGGCTGCTGCGCGCGGCGGGCTGA
- a CDS encoding DMT family transporter, which yields MAYLFLLGAITAEVIGTSLLKATDGFTRLWPTLGLAVAYLSAFGLLSLAVKDIPVGVAYAIWSGLGTAAIMAIGAAFLGEPLSVAKVVGAGLVIAGVVVLNLGGAH from the coding sequence ATGGCGTACCTCTTCCTGCTCGGCGCGATCACCGCCGAGGTGATCGGCACCAGCCTGCTCAAGGCGACCGACGGGTTCACCCGGCTCTGGCCGACGCTCGGCCTGGCGGTGGCGTACCTGTCCGCGTTCGGGCTGCTCTCGCTGGCCGTGAAGGACATCCCGGTCGGCGTCGCGTACGCGATCTGGTCCGGCCTCGGCACCGCCGCCATCATGGCGATCGGCGCGGCGTTCCTGGGCGAGCCGCTGAGCGTGGCGAAGGTGGTCGGCGCGGGACTGGTCATCGCCGGGGTGGTGGTGCTCAACCTCGGCGGCGCCCACTGA